In the Gossypium arboreum isolate Shixiya-1 chromosome 10, ASM2569848v2, whole genome shotgun sequence genome, one interval contains:
- the LOC108489672 gene encoding serine/threonine-protein kinase BLUS1 isoform X1 encodes MEHPLEKRYPVSAQDYKLYEEVGDGVSATVFRALCIPLNEIVAIKVLDLEKCNNDLDGIRREVQTMSLIDHPNLLPAHCSFTAGHCLWVVMPYMAGGSCLHIMKSAYPEGFEEPVIATLLREVLKALVYLHAHGHIHRDVKAGNILIDSNGAVKLADFGVSACMFDSGDRQRSRNTFVGTPCWMAPEVMQQLHGYDFKADIWSLGITALELAHGHAPFSKYPPMKVLLMTLQNAPPGLDYERDKRFSKSFKEMVATCLVKDPKKRPTSEKLLKHHFFKHARSYDYLVHTILDGLAPLGERFRLLKTKEADLLVQNKALYEDKEQLSQQEYIKGISAWNFNLEDLKSQAALIQDYDDVSNAEDQDGSRKQMDRSDVDGLSEERMSPETVTTSIAAASPEDRLGLHDLEGSFASFPIKPLQALKGCFDIGEDDKGANGSNGKGFTGSESEQLILKSSRAMDQNAGKNEGEDSRQSSSLPRQAIPEYKTFSGSLMPDNTFSSRKVTGDEDRNFPQLKFQSDCIYSGPLYRQRRETNNTDNASESAVVQRGRFKVTSADLSSKEATNCIFSPSTGGPSPNVTASAILPSLQYILQQNTVQREELIRLIKYLEQTSGKLGDLTEVGTNELLQIPPSSARERELQSQLFQLQRRIGDLAGELQNQKVKNLQLEKQLHALGNNKV; translated from the exons ATGGAGCATCCTTTGGAGAAGCGATATCCAGTCAGCGCACAAGATTACAAGTTATACGAAGAAGTTGGAGACGGTGTCAGTGCCACTGTGTTTAGAGCTTTATGCATTCCACTTAATGAGATTGTTGCTATCAAGGTTCTTGACTTGGAGAAGTGCAATAATGATCTg GATGGCATCCGCAGAGAAGTGCAGACCATGAGCTTGATTGATCACCCTAATCTCTTACCAGCACACTGCTCATTCACTGCTGGTCACTGCCTTTGGGTTGTGATGCCATACATGGCTGGGGGATCCTGCCTGCATATAATGAAATCTGCTTATCCTGAAGGTTTTGAAGAGCCTGTCATTGCTACTTTATTGCGTGAAGTTCTTAAAGCTCTTGTTTATCTTCATGCACATGGGCACATTCACAGAGATGTGAAG GCTGGGAATATTTTAATTGACTCTAATGGTGCTGTCAAGTTGGCAGACTTTGGGGTATCAGCATGCATGTTTGATAGTGGAGACAGACAGCGTTCAAGAAATACTTTTGTTGGAACTCCTTGTTG GATGGCTCCAGAAGTTATGCAGCAACTGCATGGTTATGACTTTAA AGCAGACATCTGGTCTTTGGGAATAACAGCTCTCGAACTTGCTCATGGCCATGCCCCATTTTCCAAGTATCCACCGATGAAA GTTTTGTTGATGACCTTGCAAAATGCTCCTCCTGGTCTTGACTACGAAAGGGACAAGAGGTTCTCAAAG TCTTTCAAGGAGATGGTAGCTACTTGCTTGGTGAAGGACCCAAAGAAACGTCCAACATCCGAGAAGCTTTTGAAGCACCATTTTTTTAAACATGCACGCTCCTATGATTATCTTGTTCATACCATTCTGGATGGCCTTGCTCCATTAGGTGAACGTTTTAGGCTGCTAAAG ACAAAAGAAGCTGATCTTCTTGTACAGAATAAAGCTCTCTACGAGGACAAGGAGCAATTATCACAG CAAGAGTACATAAAAGGAATCAGTGCCTGGAATTTCAACCTAGAGGACTTGAAAAGTCAGGCTGCACTT ATACAAGATTATGATGATGTGTCAAATGCAGAAGATCAAGATGGAAGCAGGAAGCAAATGGACAGGTCTGATGTAGATGGATTATCAGAAGAGAGGATGTCCCCAGAAACAGTTACTACTTCCATTGCTGCAGCTAGCCCGGAG GACAGGCTAGGTCTCCATGATTTGGAGGGTTCTTTCGCTTCATTTCCTATTAAACCTCTCCAAGCTCTCAA AGGCTGTTTTGACATTGGTGAAGATGATAAGGGTGCAAACGGTTCAAATGGGAAAGGTTTTACCGGATCAGAAAGTGAACAATTAATTTTAAAGTCATCAAGAGCCATGGATCAAAATGCTGGAAAGAATGAGGGTGAGGATTCTAGGCAAAGTAGCTCTCTACCACGTCAGGCCATTCCAGAGTATAAAACGTTTAGTGGTTCACTAATGCCTGATAACACCTTTTCTTCTAGAAAGGTTACAGGAGATGAGGACAG GAACTTTCCGCAGCTTAAATTTCAATCTGACTGCATCTACAGTGGTCCATTGTATCGCCAGAGGAGAGAAACAAATAATACTG ACAATGCATCGGAGAGTGCAGTTGTTCAGCGGGGACGCTTTAAGGTGACTTCAGCCGATCTCAGTTCTAAG GAGGCTACAAACTGCATTTTTAGCCCATCTACTGGAGGTCCATCTCCAAATGTTACAGCTAGTGCAATTCTCCCATCTCTACAATACATTTTGCAACAGAACACTGTGCAAAGG GAAGAACTTATTAGACTGATCAAATACTTGGAGCAAACTTCTG GTAAGCTTGGAGACTTGACAGAGGTTGGCACCAATGAACTTTTGCAG ATACCACCTTCTTCTGCAAGGGAGAGAGAACTGCAATCTCAGCTCTTTCAGCTGCAACGGAG AATCGGGGACCTTGCCGGGGAATTGCAAAATCAAAAAGTAAAAAACTTGCAG TTAGAGAAACAATTACATGCTTTGGGCAACAACAAAGTTTGA
- the LOC108489672 gene encoding serine/threonine-protein kinase BLUS1 isoform X3: MEHPLEKRYPVSAQDYKLYEEVGDGVSATVFRALCIPLNEIVAIKVLDLEKCNNDLDGIRREVQTMSLIDHPNLLPAHCSFTAGHCLWVVMPYMAGGSCLHIMKSAYPEGFEEPVIATLLREVLKALVYLHAHGHIHRDVKAGNILIDSNGAVKLADFGVSACMFDSGDRQRSRNTFVGTPCWMAPEVMQQLHGYDFKADIWSLGITALELAHGHAPFSKYPPMKVLLMTLQNAPPGLDYERDKRFSKSFKEMVATCLVKDPKKRPTSEKLLKHHFFKHARSYDYLVHTILDGLAPLGERFRLLKTKEADLLVQNKALYEDKEQLSQQEYIKGISAWNFNLEDLKSQAALIQDYDDVSNAEDQDGSRKQMDRSDVDGLSEERMSPETVTTSIAAASPEDRLGLHDLEGSFASFPIKPLQALKGCFDIGEDDKGANGSNGKGFTGSESEQLILKSSRAMDQNAGKNEGEDSRQSSSLPRQAIPEYKTFSGSLMPDNTFSSRKVTGDEDRNFPQLKFQSDCIYSGPLYRQRRETNNTDNASESAVVQRGRFKVTSADLSSKEATNCIFSPSTGGPSPNVTASAILPSLQYILQQNTVQREELIRLIKYLEQTSGKLGDLTEVGTNELLQIPPSSARERELQSQLFQLQRRIGDLAGELQNQKLEKQLHALGNNKV; this comes from the exons ATGGAGCATCCTTTGGAGAAGCGATATCCAGTCAGCGCACAAGATTACAAGTTATACGAAGAAGTTGGAGACGGTGTCAGTGCCACTGTGTTTAGAGCTTTATGCATTCCACTTAATGAGATTGTTGCTATCAAGGTTCTTGACTTGGAGAAGTGCAATAATGATCTg GATGGCATCCGCAGAGAAGTGCAGACCATGAGCTTGATTGATCACCCTAATCTCTTACCAGCACACTGCTCATTCACTGCTGGTCACTGCCTTTGGGTTGTGATGCCATACATGGCTGGGGGATCCTGCCTGCATATAATGAAATCTGCTTATCCTGAAGGTTTTGAAGAGCCTGTCATTGCTACTTTATTGCGTGAAGTTCTTAAAGCTCTTGTTTATCTTCATGCACATGGGCACATTCACAGAGATGTGAAG GCTGGGAATATTTTAATTGACTCTAATGGTGCTGTCAAGTTGGCAGACTTTGGGGTATCAGCATGCATGTTTGATAGTGGAGACAGACAGCGTTCAAGAAATACTTTTGTTGGAACTCCTTGTTG GATGGCTCCAGAAGTTATGCAGCAACTGCATGGTTATGACTTTAA AGCAGACATCTGGTCTTTGGGAATAACAGCTCTCGAACTTGCTCATGGCCATGCCCCATTTTCCAAGTATCCACCGATGAAA GTTTTGTTGATGACCTTGCAAAATGCTCCTCCTGGTCTTGACTACGAAAGGGACAAGAGGTTCTCAAAG TCTTTCAAGGAGATGGTAGCTACTTGCTTGGTGAAGGACCCAAAGAAACGTCCAACATCCGAGAAGCTTTTGAAGCACCATTTTTTTAAACATGCACGCTCCTATGATTATCTTGTTCATACCATTCTGGATGGCCTTGCTCCATTAGGTGAACGTTTTAGGCTGCTAAAG ACAAAAGAAGCTGATCTTCTTGTACAGAATAAAGCTCTCTACGAGGACAAGGAGCAATTATCACAG CAAGAGTACATAAAAGGAATCAGTGCCTGGAATTTCAACCTAGAGGACTTGAAAAGTCAGGCTGCACTT ATACAAGATTATGATGATGTGTCAAATGCAGAAGATCAAGATGGAAGCAGGAAGCAAATGGACAGGTCTGATGTAGATGGATTATCAGAAGAGAGGATGTCCCCAGAAACAGTTACTACTTCCATTGCTGCAGCTAGCCCGGAG GACAGGCTAGGTCTCCATGATTTGGAGGGTTCTTTCGCTTCATTTCCTATTAAACCTCTCCAAGCTCTCAA AGGCTGTTTTGACATTGGTGAAGATGATAAGGGTGCAAACGGTTCAAATGGGAAAGGTTTTACCGGATCAGAAAGTGAACAATTAATTTTAAAGTCATCAAGAGCCATGGATCAAAATGCTGGAAAGAATGAGGGTGAGGATTCTAGGCAAAGTAGCTCTCTACCACGTCAGGCCATTCCAGAGTATAAAACGTTTAGTGGTTCACTAATGCCTGATAACACCTTTTCTTCTAGAAAGGTTACAGGAGATGAGGACAG GAACTTTCCGCAGCTTAAATTTCAATCTGACTGCATCTACAGTGGTCCATTGTATCGCCAGAGGAGAGAAACAAATAATACTG ACAATGCATCGGAGAGTGCAGTTGTTCAGCGGGGACGCTTTAAGGTGACTTCAGCCGATCTCAGTTCTAAG GAGGCTACAAACTGCATTTTTAGCCCATCTACTGGAGGTCCATCTCCAAATGTTACAGCTAGTGCAATTCTCCCATCTCTACAATACATTTTGCAACAGAACACTGTGCAAAGG GAAGAACTTATTAGACTGATCAAATACTTGGAGCAAACTTCTG GTAAGCTTGGAGACTTGACAGAGGTTGGCACCAATGAACTTTTGCAG ATACCACCTTCTTCTGCAAGGGAGAGAGAACTGCAATCTCAGCTCTTTCAGCTGCAACGGAG AATCGGGGACCTTGCCGGGGAATTGCAAAATCAAAAA TTAGAGAAACAATTACATGCTTTGGGCAACAACAAAGTTTGA
- the LOC108489672 gene encoding serine/threonine-protein kinase BLUS1 isoform X2, producing the protein MEHPLEKRYPVSAQDYKLYEEVGDGVSATVFRALCIPLNEIVAIKVLDLEKCNNDLDGIRREVQTMSLIDHPNLLPAHCSFTAGHCLWVVMPYMAGGSCLHIMKSAYPEGFEEPVIATLLREVLKALVYLHAHGHIHRDVKAGNILIDSNGAVKLADFGVSACMFDSGDRQRSRNTFVGTPCWMAPEVMQQLHGYDFKADIWSLGITALELAHGHAPFSKYPPMKVLLMTLQNAPPGLDYERDKRFSKSFKEMVATCLVKDPKKRPTSEKLLKHHFFKHARSYDYLVHTILDGLAPLGERFRLLKTKEADLLVQNKALYEDKEQLSQQEYIKGISAWNFNLEDLKSQAALIQDYDDVSNAEDQDGSRKQMDRSDVDGLSEERMSPETVTTSIAAASPEDRLGLHDLEGSFASFPIKPLQALKGCFDIGEDDKGANGSNGKGFTGSESEQLILKSSRAMDQNAGKNEGEDSRQSSSLPRQAIPEYKTFSGSLMPDNTFSSRKVTGDEDRNFPQLKFQSDCIYSGPLYRQRRETNNTDNASESAVVQRGRFKVTSADLSSKEATNCIFSPSTGGPSPNVTASAILPSLQYILQQNTVQREELIRLIKYLEQTSGKLGDLTEVGTNELLQIPPSSARERELQSQLFQLQRRIGDLAGELQNQKVKNLQLEKQLHALGNNKV; encoded by the exons ATGGAGCATCCTTTGGAGAAGCGATATCCAGTCAGCGCACAAGATTACAAGTTATACGAAGAAGTTGGAGACGGTGTCAGTGCCACTGTGTTTAGAGCTTTATGCATTCCACTTAATGAGATTGTTGCTATCAAGGTTCTTGACTTGGAGAAGTGCAATAATGATCTg GATGGCATCCGCAGAGAAGTGCAGACCATGAGCTTGATTGATCACCCTAATCTCTTACCAGCACACTGCTCATTCACTGCTGGTCACTGCCTTTGGGTTGTGATGCCATACATGGCTGGGGGATCCTGCCTGCATATAATGAAATCTGCTTATCCTGAAGGTTTTGAAGAGCCTGTCATTGCTACTTTATTGCGTGAAGTTCTTAAAGCTCTTGTTTATCTTCATGCACATGGGCACATTCACAGAGATGTGAAG GCTGGGAATATTTTAATTGACTCTAATGGTGCTGTCAAGTTGGCAGACTTTGGGGTATCAGCATGCATGTTTGATAGTGGAGACAGACAGCGTTCAAGAAATACTTTTGTTGGAACTCCTTGTTG GATGGCTCCAGAAGTTATGCAGCAACTGCATGGTTATGACTTTAA AGCAGACATCTGGTCTTTGGGAATAACAGCTCTCGAACTTGCTCATGGCCATGCCCCATTTTCCAAGTATCCACCGATGAAA GTTTTGTTGATGACCTTGCAAAATGCTCCTCCTGGTCTTGACTACGAAAGGGACAAGAGGTTCTCAAAG TCTTTCAAGGAGATGGTAGCTACTTGCTTGGTGAAGGACCCAAAGAAACGTCCAACATCCGAGAAGCTTTTGAAGCACCATTTTTTTAAACATGCACGCTCCTATGATTATCTTGTTCATACCATTCTGGATGGCCTTGCTCCATTAGGTGAACGTTTTAGGCTGCTAAAG ACAAAAGAAGCTGATCTTCTTGTACAGAATAAAGCTCTCTACGAGGACAAGGAGCAATTATCACAG CAAGAGTACATAAAAGGAATCAGTGCCTGGAATTTCAACCTAGAGGACTTGAAAAGTCAGGCTGCACTT ATACAAGATTATGATGATGTGTCAAATGCAGAAGATCAAGATGGAAGCAGGAAGCAAATGGACAGGTCTGATGTAGATGGATTATCAGAAGAGAGGATGTCCCCAGAAACAGTTACTACTTCCATTGCTGCAGCTAGCCCGGAG GACAGGCTAGGTCTCCATGATTTGGAGGGTTCTTTCGCTTCATTTCCTATTAAACCTCTCCAAGCTCTCAA AGGCTGTTTTGACATTGGTGAAGATGATAAGGGTGCAAACGGTTCAAATGGGAAAGGTTTTACCGGATCAGAAAGTGAACAATTAATTTTAAAGTCATCAAGAGCCATGGATCAAAATGCTGGAAAGAATGAGGGTGAGGATTCTAGGCAAAGTAGCTCTCTACCACGTCAGGCCATTCCAGAGTATAAAACGTTTAGTGGTTCACTAATGCCTGATAACACCTTTTCTTCTAGAAAGGTTACAGGAGATGAGGACAG GAACTTTCCGCAGCTTAAATTTCAATCTGACTGCATCTACAGTGGTCCATTGTATCGCCAGAGGAGAGAAACAAATAATACTG ACAATGCATCGGAGAGTGCAGTTGTTCAGCGGGGACGCTTTAAGGTGACTTCAGCCGATCTCAGTTCTAAG GAGGCTACAAACTGCATTTTTAGCCCATCTACTGGAGGTCCATCTCCAAATGTTACAGCTAGTGCAATTCTCCCATCTCTACAATACATTTTGCAACAGAACACTGTGCAAAGG GAAGAACTTATTAGACTGATCAAATACTTGGAGCAAACTTCTG GTAAGCTTGGAGACTTGACAGAGGTTGGCACCAATGAACTTTTGCAG ATACCACCTTCTTCTGCAAGGGAGAGAGAACTGCAATCTCAGCTCTTTCAGCTGCAACGGAG AATCGGGGACCTTGCCGGGGAATTGCAAAATCAAAAAGTAAAAAA CTTGCAGTTAGAGAAACAATTACATGCTTTGGGCAACAACAAAGTTTGA